In a single window of the Allobranchiibius huperziae genome:
- the arr gene encoding NAD(+)--rifampin ADP-ribosyltransferase yields MMEPRPFEVHASGSLLHGTKADLVPGDLLVPGHASNFEAGRTANHVYVTATLDAATWGAELAAGQGRGRIYLVEPVGALEDDPNVTDRKYPGNPTRSYRTREAVRVVDELVGWVGHSPAQLQARRDGLADLQRRGLAVIDD; encoded by the coding sequence ATGATGGAACCACGACCGTTCGAGGTCCATGCGTCCGGATCGTTGCTGCACGGGACGAAGGCCGATCTCGTGCCGGGCGATCTGCTCGTGCCGGGGCACGCGTCGAACTTCGAGGCCGGCAGGACGGCCAACCACGTCTACGTGACGGCGACCCTCGATGCGGCGACGTGGGGCGCCGAACTCGCGGCGGGGCAGGGTCGCGGCCGGATCTACCTGGTCGAACCGGTGGGCGCGCTGGAGGACGACCCCAACGTGACGGACCGGAAATACCCGGGCAATCCGACCCGCTCCTACCGCACCCGCGAGGCGGTGCGTGTCGTGGACGAGCTCGTGGGCTGGGTGGGGCACTCCCCCGCACAGCTGCAGGCCCGGCGTGACGGGCTCGCCGACCTGCAGCGTCGCGGCCTCGCGGTCATCGACGACTGA
- a CDS encoding response regulator translates to MTRILVVDDEPSLVRTLSINLRARGYDVEHAFDGRTALQSVVDSVPDLIVLDLGLPDIDGVEVIRRVRAASEVPIIVLSARHDSDDKVEALDEGADDYVTKPFGMDELLARVRSSVRRAASDAAHAATVRTPDFTLDFVERRATRGGSVVRLTPTEWQLLERLAATPGRLVPQADLLRAVWGPGYEREAHYLRVYAAGIRRKLEPAPGHPRYLLTEPGQGYRLRV, encoded by the coding sequence GTGACCCGCATCCTGGTCGTCGACGACGAACCGTCCCTGGTCCGCACCCTCAGCATCAACCTGCGCGCCCGCGGGTACGACGTGGAGCACGCGTTCGACGGGCGCACGGCGCTGCAGAGCGTCGTCGACTCCGTCCCGGACCTGATCGTGCTCGACCTCGGCCTGCCCGACATCGACGGCGTCGAGGTCATCCGCCGGGTCCGCGCCGCGAGTGAGGTGCCGATCATCGTGCTGTCGGCGCGGCACGACTCCGACGACAAGGTCGAGGCCCTCGACGAAGGAGCCGACGACTACGTCACCAAGCCGTTCGGGATGGACGAGCTGCTCGCCCGGGTGCGCTCCAGCGTCCGCCGCGCCGCCAGCGACGCGGCGCACGCGGCCACGGTGCGCACCCCCGACTTCACCCTCGACTTCGTGGAACGACGCGCCACCCGCGGCGGCTCCGTCGTTCGTCTGACACCCACCGAATGGCAACTGCTGGAACGCCTCGCCGCCACACCGGGCCGCCTGGTGCCTCAGGCGGATCTGCTGCGCGCCGTGTGGGGACCGGGGTACGAGCGCGAGGCGCACTATCTGCGGGTCTACGCCGCCGGCATCCGCCGCAAGCTCGAACCCGCACCCGGGCACCCCCGCTACCTGCTCACCGAGCCGGGGCAGGGCTACCGCCTGCGGGTCTGA
- a CDS encoding serine hydrolase domain-containing protein, with amino-acid sequence MDHVGSQLLPQTARDLHRKAATRQSEGRVPGLLAAVGRAGEVWWSDGIGTADLERPGTPPDADTQYPVASNTKTFVAVMVMQLRDEGRLSLDDTVERHLPEATHPGVTIRQLLSHTTGMAREPVGDVWEELRFPGRDELVSGWNEAERVGRPHDRWHYSNLGFAILGEIIARLDRREWHESLRARLLEPLELRRTTLTRVAPAAGQYFVPPFHDVPLREPVMDLAATGSAGALWSTAGDLIAWHGFLADPSSEILDPDTLEEMVQPQVVADTTGWTSAWGLGLMLARRDGKTWAGHTGGFPGAITGVFTERESATTGLVLMNATATPDPAAIALDLGAHLLEHEPVDITPWEPGTALPQELLPLIGRWYSEGRAFVFSIVDGHLEAKVEGQPAHLPPSVFEKESSGSGKDADAFRTISGRERGERLTIDRHSDGSIRQLHWATYPFTREPVTFDGLPPRR; translated from the coding sequence ATGGACCACGTCGGCAGCCAGCTGCTCCCACAGACCGCCCGCGACCTGCACCGCAAGGCGGCCACCAGACAGTCCGAGGGGCGCGTGCCCGGACTGCTCGCCGCCGTCGGTCGTGCCGGCGAGGTGTGGTGGAGCGACGGCATCGGGACTGCCGACCTGGAGCGGCCCGGCACTCCGCCGGACGCCGACACCCAGTACCCCGTCGCGTCCAACACCAAGACCTTCGTCGCCGTGATGGTCATGCAGCTGCGCGACGAGGGGCGCCTCAGCCTCGACGACACGGTCGAGCGGCACCTGCCCGAGGCGACCCACCCCGGCGTCACCATCCGCCAACTCCTGTCGCACACCACCGGAATGGCCCGTGAACCGGTGGGCGACGTCTGGGAGGAGCTGCGCTTCCCCGGGCGTGACGAACTCGTGTCGGGCTGGAATGAGGCCGAACGGGTCGGCCGTCCCCACGACCGCTGGCACTACAGCAATCTCGGCTTCGCGATCCTGGGCGAGATCATCGCCCGTCTCGACCGACGCGAGTGGCACGAGAGCCTGCGGGCCCGGCTGCTCGAGCCCCTGGAGCTGCGGCGTACGACGCTCACCCGCGTCGCGCCGGCGGCCGGGCAGTACTTCGTGCCGCCCTTCCACGACGTACCCCTGCGGGAGCCGGTGATGGATCTGGCCGCGACGGGTTCGGCCGGTGCGCTGTGGAGCACGGCCGGCGACCTGATCGCGTGGCACGGATTCCTCGCCGACCCGAGCAGCGAGATCCTCGATCCGGACACCCTGGAGGAGATGGTCCAGCCGCAGGTCGTCGCCGACACGACCGGCTGGACCTCGGCATGGGGCCTCGGCCTGATGCTCGCGCGACGCGACGGGAAGACCTGGGCGGGGCACACCGGCGGGTTCCCGGGCGCGATCACCGGCGTCTTCACCGAGCGCGAGAGCGCGACGACCGGCCTGGTGCTGATGAACGCCACCGCCACTCCTGACCCGGCGGCGATCGCGCTCGACCTCGGCGCCCACCTCCTCGAGCACGAGCCCGTCGACATCACACCGTGGGAGCCCGGCACCGCGCTGCCGCAGGAGCTGCTGCCCTTGATCGGCCGCTGGTACTCCGAGGGACGCGCGTTCGTCTTCAGCATCGTGGACGGCCACCTCGAGGCGAAGGTCGAGGGGCAGCCCGCGCACCTGCCGCCGTCCGTCTTCGAGAAGGAGAGCAGCGGCAGTGGCAAGGACGCGGACGCCTTCCGCACGATCTCCGGCCGCGAGCGCGGCGAGCGCCTCACGATCGACCGGCATTCGGACGGCAGCATCCGCCAACTTCACTGGGCCACCTACCCGTTCACCCGCGAGCCGGTCACCTTCGACGGGTTGCCCCCGCGCCGCTGA
- a CDS encoding ClpX C4-type zinc finger protein produces MPTLQTTTVRCSFCAKDEKDIAQIIAGPGIYICNECVQLCNEILAGSAPDHAPAELPELPYWQSMSDEQMLDLLPKIAGVADQVETGLGTWVTRLRDRGVTWSRIGTALGMTRQSAWGRFSGEE; encoded by the coding sequence ATGCCGACGCTGCAGACCACGACGGTGCGGTGCTCGTTCTGCGCCAAGGACGAGAAGGACATCGCCCAGATCATCGCCGGGCCGGGCATCTACATCTGCAACGAATGCGTGCAGCTGTGCAACGAGATCCTCGCCGGGTCCGCTCCCGACCACGCCCCGGCCGAACTGCCCGAACTCCCCTACTGGCAGAGCATGAGCGATGAGCAGATGCTCGATCTCCTCCCGAAGATCGCCGGCGTCGCCGACCAGGTCGAGACCGGGCTGGGGACGTGGGTGACGCGGCTGCGGGACCGTGGTGTCACCTGGTCGCGCATCGGTACGGCGCTGGGGATGACGCGCCAATCGGCGTGGGGTCGCTTCTCCGGCGAGGAGTGA
- a CDS encoding ATP-binding protein, which yields MSRGRLRIYLGAAPGVGKTVRMLQEGRRRRDRGTDVVVGLVETHDRAYTAEQIGDLPLVPRCSVQHRGTHLDELDVDAVLARRPEVVLVDELAHTNAAGSRHERRWEDIEELLSHGIDVISTVNVQHLESLNDVVREITGVRQRETVPDAVVRSADQIELVDMAPEALRRRLAHGNVYGADKVDAALSNYFRPGNLSALRELALLWVADRVDEALLRYRSEHDIRPTWAARERVVVALTGGPEQDTLLRRGARLADRGAGGELIAVQVLTESGLRETSPDSTAAASALTEKLGGRFHTVTGDDVGEAILEFARGVNASQIVVGASRRSHWQQLFGRGVGETVVAGSGEIDVLMVTHPLTRSGRSAGISMPGLGRRRTMLGFLLATVGVALLTLVLDVTRQYHSLPLEMLLYLALTVLVAIVGGLLPAVTAAVLASLALNWYFTQPTGTFTIGRPENVAALVLFVLVAAAVATVVHLTARRSVQASAAGRDAQLMAALAHSLLDAQEQLPALLEQARDTFAVPGAALVRTADRGSGRESQVVVASSGVIDVSDETRLTCADVGDDHRLVLATRTVDARERRLVEAFADHAEAILHREELAAKADDAAVLAKDNDYRTALLAAVSHDLRTPLSAIKAGVSGLRSTDIELSRSDQVELLETVEESTDRLDALIENLLDMSRIQSGSLTVRRDETLAADLIEGALHSVTDRAQVKVRQPDPHLTCAVDPGLAERVLANLIENAIRHTPNGTPVAVDAEDVAGHVEFRVVDRGPGVPPARRETIFAPFQRYGDAPRGGGIGLGLAVAKGLSEAMGATLTADDTPGGGLTMTVRLS from the coding sequence ATGTCCAGGGGTCGACTGCGCATCTATCTCGGTGCGGCGCCCGGAGTGGGCAAGACGGTGCGGATGCTGCAGGAGGGTCGCCGTCGACGCGACCGCGGCACCGACGTGGTGGTGGGTCTGGTCGAGACCCACGACCGCGCGTACACGGCCGAACAGATCGGCGACCTGCCTCTGGTGCCGCGATGCAGCGTGCAGCACCGCGGGACGCACCTGGACGAGCTGGACGTGGACGCGGTCCTCGCCCGGCGCCCGGAGGTCGTCCTCGTCGACGAACTGGCGCACACCAACGCCGCCGGCTCCCGCCATGAACGGCGGTGGGAGGACATCGAGGAGCTGCTGAGTCACGGCATCGACGTGATCTCCACGGTGAACGTGCAGCACCTGGAGTCCCTCAACGACGTGGTCCGGGAGATCACCGGGGTCCGACAACGCGAGACGGTCCCCGACGCCGTGGTCCGCAGCGCCGACCAGATCGAGCTGGTCGACATGGCGCCCGAGGCACTGCGCCGCCGCCTGGCCCACGGCAATGTGTACGGCGCCGACAAGGTCGACGCCGCGCTGTCGAACTACTTCCGGCCGGGCAATCTGTCCGCACTGCGCGAGCTGGCTCTGCTCTGGGTCGCCGACCGGGTCGACGAGGCCCTGCTGCGGTACCGCAGCGAGCACGACATCCGGCCCACCTGGGCCGCCCGCGAACGCGTGGTCGTCGCCCTCACCGGCGGTCCCGAGCAGGACACCCTGCTGCGGCGGGGAGCGCGCCTGGCCGATCGCGGTGCCGGGGGCGAGCTGATCGCCGTACAGGTGCTCACCGAGTCCGGCCTGCGGGAGACCTCGCCGGACTCCACGGCCGCGGCGAGCGCGCTCACCGAGAAGCTCGGCGGACGCTTCCACACCGTCACCGGTGACGACGTGGGCGAGGCGATCCTGGAGTTCGCGCGCGGGGTCAACGCCTCGCAGATCGTCGTCGGGGCGAGCCGTCGGTCGCATTGGCAGCAGCTCTTCGGCCGCGGTGTCGGGGAGACCGTGGTGGCGGGTTCCGGCGAGATCGACGTGCTGATGGTCACCCACCCCCTCACCCGCAGCGGCCGGTCCGCCGGGATCTCGATGCCCGGGCTGGGGCGGCGTCGCACGATGCTGGGGTTCCTGCTGGCGACGGTCGGGGTGGCGTTGCTGACCCTTGTGCTGGACGTGACCCGGCAGTACCACTCCCTGCCGTTGGAGATGCTGCTCTACCTGGCGCTCACGGTGCTGGTCGCGATCGTGGGCGGCCTGCTGCCCGCCGTGACGGCGGCGGTGCTCGCGAGCCTGGCGCTCAACTGGTACTTCACCCAGCCCACCGGCACCTTCACGATCGGCCGCCCGGAGAACGTCGCGGCGCTCGTGCTGTTCGTGCTGGTCGCCGCGGCCGTCGCGACCGTCGTCCACCTGACGGCACGGCGCAGCGTGCAGGCCTCCGCCGCCGGCCGCGACGCCCAGCTGATGGCGGCGCTCGCGCACTCCCTGCTGGACGCGCAGGAGCAACTGCCCGCGCTGCTGGAGCAGGCCCGGGACACCTTCGCCGTCCCGGGCGCCGCCCTCGTCAGGACGGCGGACCGGGGCAGCGGCCGTGAGTCCCAGGTGGTGGTGGCCTCCAGCGGCGTCATCGACGTGTCCGACGAGACCCGCCTCACCTGCGCGGACGTGGGCGACGATCACCGCCTGGTGCTCGCCACCCGGACCGTCGATGCCCGTGAACGACGCCTCGTCGAGGCCTTCGCCGATCACGCCGAGGCGATCCTGCACCGCGAGGAACTCGCCGCCAAGGCCGACGACGCGGCGGTGCTCGCCAAGGACAACGACTACCGGACGGCGCTGCTGGCCGCCGTCTCCCACGATCTGCGGACTCCGCTCTCGGCGATCAAGGCCGGGGTCTCCGGCCTGCGCAGCACCGACATCGAGCTGTCGCGCTCGGACCAGGTGGAGCTGCTGGAGACGGTGGAGGAGTCCACCGACCGCCTCGACGCGCTCATCGAGAACCTGCTGGACATGTCGCGCATCCAGTCCGGCAGTCTCACCGTGCGCCGGGACGAGACCCTGGCGGCGGATCTGATCGAGGGCGCGCTGCACTCGGTCACCGATCGGGCGCAGGTGAAGGTGCGCCAGCCCGACCCGCACCTGACGTGCGCGGTCGACCCCGGCCTGGCCGAGCGCGTCCTCGCCAATCTGATCGAGAACGCGATCCGCCACACGCCGAACGGCACGCCCGTCGCTGTGGATGCAGAGGACGTGGCCGGGCACGTGGAGTTCCGGGTGGTGGATCGCGGTCCCGGCGTCCCACCGGCACGACGTGAGACGATCTTCGCGCCGTTCCAGCGGTACGGCGACGCCCCGCGCGGCGGCGGTATCGGCCTCGGCCTCGCGGTGGCCAAGGGCCTCTCGGAGGCGATGGGCGCGACCCTGACCGCGGACGACACCCCCGGCGGCGGGCTCACCATGACGGTGCGGCTGTCGTGA
- a CDS encoding family 16 glycosylhydrolase, translating into MRRIRAAWALAAVVLPMAIIPQSRATTPVSPVNHYQKQVANLFFNRGDVPSGNLWVPTSDAGQLPAANPYRGRLTTYPTGWGSPAAGFYHPETALSVSGGVLSITGKAVNGVVWGGNVEPVATDDPLGARTYGRVVYRMRATGASGFGFAALQWPSDDSGQFEFDHEGAMLPGTVDNGNYHYAYHDGSIGWRAAGGQQLSNWHTYQNDWWPGGMAFYIDGTQVFTTVGSGFPYPTIPMRWLVQLQRMWGNPPLVANSTATIQLAYVKEWAYNS; encoded by the coding sequence GTGAGACGGATACGCGCCGCGTGGGCGCTGGCCGCCGTGGTCCTCCCGATGGCGATCATCCCGCAGAGCCGGGCCACGACGCCGGTGAGCCCGGTGAACCATTACCAGAAGCAGGTCGCCAACCTCTTCTTCAACCGGGGCGACGTGCCGTCCGGGAACCTGTGGGTCCCCACCTCGGACGCGGGCCAACTGCCGGCCGCGAACCCCTACCGCGGCCGTCTGACGACCTACCCCACGGGGTGGGGGTCGCCGGCCGCGGGTTTCTACCACCCCGAGACGGCGCTCAGCGTGTCCGGCGGGGTCCTGAGCATCACGGGCAAGGCCGTCAACGGGGTCGTCTGGGGCGGCAATGTGGAACCGGTGGCGACCGACGACCCGCTCGGAGCCCGCACCTACGGACGGGTGGTCTATCGGATGCGGGCGACCGGCGCTTCGGGGTTCGGATTCGCGGCGTTGCAGTGGCCCTCCGACGACAGTGGACAGTTCGAGTTCGACCACGAGGGTGCGATGCTGCCCGGCACCGTCGACAACGGGAACTACCACTACGCCTACCACGACGGCTCCATCGGCTGGCGAGCCGCCGGCGGACAGCAACTGAGCAACTGGCACACCTACCAGAACGACTGGTGGCCCGGCGGTATGGCGTTCTACATCGACGGCACCCAGGTCTTCACCACCGTGGGCTCGGGATTCCCCTACCCGACCATCCCGATGCGCTGGCTGGTCCAACTGCAACGGATGTGGGGAAATCCTCCGCTCGTCGCGAATTCCACCGCGACGATCCAGCTGGCCTACGTCAAGGAATGGGCCTACAACAGCTGA
- the kdpF gene encoding K(+)-transporting ATPase subunit F, whose amino-acid sequence MTVRMAEYVGAGVLALALLGYLIYALIRPDKF is encoded by the coding sequence TTGACTGTCCGTATGGCTGAATATGTGGGCGCCGGAGTGCTGGCCCTGGCGTTGCTGGGCTACCTCATCTACGCGCTGATCCGACCGGACAAGTTCTGA
- the kdpB gene encoding potassium-transporting ATPase subunit KdpB, producing MTTQTTSLLHTAGSSMPDAVRKFHPAHLYRSPVMFVVGVGSVLTTLLAIVHPSVFSWGITVWLWATILFANLAEAIAEGRGKAQADSLRKTRTSTTARRLGADRTTEEEVSAADLRQDDLVVVEAGGVIPGDGDVVEGIATVDESAITGESAPVVREAGGDRCAVTGGTTVLSDRIVVRITSKPGETFIDRMIALVEGAERKKTPNEIALGILLVVLTIIFLLAVATIPPLAAFTGKPPTLVTLVALLVCLIPTTIGALLSAIGIAGMDRLVQRNVLAMSGRAVEAAGDISTLLLDKTGTITLGNRQATDIRAMKGADTAQVQRWAQLSSLADETPEGRSVVTWTAEALGSTQESPADATVVPFTAQTRMSGLDLADGTSLRKGAAGSVCRWVEGSGGDGVSEAMRVADEISELGGTPLVIAVRHGDAPASAVGVIHLKDVIKPGMVQRFEELRRMGIRTVMITGDNPLTAKAIAEEAGVDDFLAEATPEDKMRLMKKEQQGGRLVAMAGDGTNDAPALAQADVGVAMNTGTSAAKEAGNMVDLDSDPTKLIEIVGIGKQLLITRGALTTFSIANDLAKYFAIIPAMFVGLYPGLHTLNVMHLHSPNSAMLSAVIFNALIIVALIPLSLRGVRYRPLRADQLLARNLLIYGVGGVIAPFVGIKLIDLLVQLLPGM from the coding sequence ATGACCACCCAGACCACCAGCCTGCTGCACACCGCGGGCAGTTCCATGCCGGACGCGGTCCGCAAGTTCCATCCCGCCCACCTCTACCGCTCACCCGTGATGTTCGTGGTGGGGGTCGGGTCGGTGCTCACGACGCTGCTCGCGATCGTGCACCCGTCCGTCTTCAGCTGGGGCATCACGGTGTGGCTGTGGGCGACGATCCTCTTCGCCAACCTGGCCGAGGCCATCGCCGAAGGGCGCGGCAAGGCGCAGGCGGACTCGCTGCGCAAGACCCGCACGAGTACGACGGCGCGCCGACTGGGTGCCGACCGCACCACCGAGGAGGAGGTGTCCGCCGCGGACCTGCGCCAGGACGACCTCGTCGTGGTGGAGGCAGGTGGCGTGATCCCCGGCGACGGGGACGTGGTCGAGGGCATCGCCACCGTCGACGAGTCGGCGATCACCGGCGAGTCGGCGCCCGTCGTCCGTGAGGCCGGCGGTGACCGGTGCGCGGTCACCGGCGGCACCACGGTGCTCTCGGACCGGATCGTCGTGCGGATCACGTCCAAGCCCGGTGAGACCTTCATCGACCGGATGATCGCGCTGGTCGAAGGCGCCGAACGCAAGAAGACGCCGAACGAGATCGCGCTCGGCATCCTGCTGGTGGTCCTCACGATCATCTTCCTGCTGGCCGTCGCGACCATCCCGCCGCTGGCGGCGTTCACCGGGAAGCCGCCGACACTGGTCACGTTGGTCGCGTTGCTCGTCTGCCTGATCCCGACGACCATCGGCGCGCTGCTGTCGGCGATCGGCATCGCCGGCATGGACCGGCTGGTGCAGCGCAACGTGCTGGCCATGTCCGGCCGCGCCGTCGAGGCCGCGGGCGACATCTCGACCCTGCTGCTGGACAAGACCGGCACCATCACCCTGGGCAACCGGCAGGCGACGGACATCCGGGCCATGAAGGGCGCAGACACCGCGCAGGTACAGCGGTGGGCGCAACTGTCCTCGCTCGCCGACGAGACGCCGGAGGGCCGCTCGGTCGTCACCTGGACCGCGGAGGCGCTCGGCTCCACACAGGAGTCGCCGGCCGACGCGACGGTGGTGCCGTTCACCGCACAGACCCGGATGAGCGGCTTGGACCTCGCCGACGGCACCTCGCTGCGCAAGGGCGCCGCGGGTTCGGTCTGCCGCTGGGTCGAGGGGTCGGGTGGCGACGGCGTGTCCGAGGCGATGCGGGTGGCGGACGAGATCAGCGAACTCGGCGGCACCCCGCTGGTCATCGCGGTCCGACATGGCGATGCGCCGGCCTCCGCCGTCGGGGTGATCCACCTCAAGGACGTCATCAAGCCCGGCATGGTGCAGCGCTTCGAGGAGCTGCGCCGGATGGGCATCCGCACCGTCATGATCACCGGCGACAACCCGTTGACCGCCAAGGCGATCGCCGAGGAGGCCGGGGTCGACGACTTCCTGGCGGAGGCCACGCCCGAGGACAAGATGCGCCTGATGAAGAAGGAGCAGCAGGGGGGCCGCCTGGTCGCGATGGCCGGCGACGGTACGAACGATGCTCCCGCACTGGCCCAGGCCGACGTCGGCGTCGCGATGAACACCGGCACCTCCGCCGCCAAGGAGGCCGGCAACATGGTCGACCTCGACTCCGACCCGACCAAGTTGATCGAGATCGTCGGGATCGGCAAGCAGCTGCTCATCACCCGCGGCGCGCTCACGACGTTCTCCATCGCCAACGACCTGGCGAAGTACTTCGCGATCATCCCGGCGATGTTCGTGGGCCTCTACCCGGGGCTGCACACGCTCAACGTGATGCACCTGCACTCGCCGAACTCGGCGATGCTCTCGGCGGTGATCTTCAACGCCCTGATCATCGTGGCGCTGATCCCGTTGTCGCTGCGGGGTGTTCGCTACCGACCGTTGCGCGCCGACCAGCTGTTGGCCCGCAACCTCCTGATCTACGGCGTCGGCGGCGTCATCGCGCCGTTCGTCGGGATCAAGCTCATCGACCTGCTCGTCCAGCTCCTACCCGGAATGTGA
- the kdpA gene encoding potassium-transporting ATPase subunit KdpA has translation MGDTSAGLLTLLTLVVVLALVHVPLGDYIAHTFTSERDLRVERAIYRVCGVSPRSQQRWTTYAVSLIAFSVASFVLLFALCVLQPHLPLARGASMDLSTSFNTAISFVTNTNWQSYAGEAGASPVVQALGLTVQNFVSAAVGLAVVVALIRGLTRSESGTVGNFWVDLVRGVVRILLPLAVIGAIVLLAGGVIQDLAAPHVVQTLGGGRQTVQSGLVASQEAIKQVGTNGGGYFNANSAHPFENPNPFTNLVQIFLMLVIPFSLPRVYGRLVGDRRQGYAVLGFMGVLWAAGIAVITLAERASATNALGAMEGKEVRFGVWGSTIFAGSTTSTSTGAVNSLHESYSPIGGGGALTNMALGEISPGGVGSGLYGALIVAILAVFIAGLMVGRTPELLGKAIGRKEITYAALYTVVTPALVLLGTGAALALRTARSGLLASGPHGLTEMLYAYTSTANNNGSAFAGLTADQPYLNTTLGLVMALGRFLPIVLVLALAGSLAAQRRRPATDGTMPTHTPLFTGLMVGVALLVTGLTFLPALALGPLAEALS, from the coding sequence ATGGGCGACACCTCCGCGGGGTTGCTCACGCTGCTGACGCTGGTCGTGGTCCTCGCTCTCGTGCACGTGCCACTGGGCGACTACATCGCCCACACGTTCACCAGTGAGCGTGACCTGCGCGTCGAGCGGGCGATCTACCGCGTGTGCGGGGTCTCACCGCGCTCGCAGCAGCGGTGGACGACGTACGCCGTGTCGCTGATCGCGTTCTCGGTGGCGAGCTTCGTGCTCCTCTTCGCCCTGTGCGTCCTGCAACCGCATCTGCCGCTGGCGCGTGGCGCGTCGATGGACCTGAGCACGTCGTTCAACACGGCGATCTCCTTCGTGACGAACACGAACTGGCAGAGCTACGCCGGTGAGGCCGGCGCCTCACCCGTGGTGCAGGCCCTCGGGCTGACGGTCCAGAACTTCGTCTCCGCCGCTGTCGGGCTCGCCGTAGTCGTCGCGCTGATCCGCGGCCTGACCCGCTCGGAGTCCGGCACCGTCGGGAACTTCTGGGTCGACCTGGTCCGTGGGGTCGTCCGGATCCTGTTGCCGCTCGCGGTGATCGGCGCGATCGTCCTCCTCGCCGGAGGGGTCATCCAGGATCTCGCGGCGCCCCACGTGGTCCAGACCCTGGGCGGCGGTCGGCAGACCGTGCAGTCCGGCCTGGTCGCGAGCCAGGAGGCGATCAAGCAGGTCGGCACCAACGGCGGCGGCTACTTCAATGCCAACTCCGCGCACCCGTTCGAGAACCCGAACCCCTTCACCAACCTGGTGCAGATCTTCCTGATGCTGGTCATCCCGTTCTCCCTGCCACGGGTCTACGGCCGGCTGGTGGGGGATCGCCGGCAGGGATACGCCGTGCTCGGGTTCATGGGCGTGCTGTGGGCCGCGGGCATCGCCGTCATCACCCTGGCCGAGCGCGCGTCCGCCACCAACGCTCTCGGCGCGATGGAGGGCAAGGAGGTCCGCTTCGGCGTGTGGGGCTCGACGATCTTCGCCGGCTCGACGACCAGCACCTCCACCGGTGCGGTCAATTCGCTGCACGAGAGCTACAGCCCCATCGGCGGAGGTGGCGCGCTCACCAACATGGCGCTCGGCGAGATCTCGCCCGGCGGCGTCGGATCCGGCCTGTACGGCGCCCTGATCGTCGCGATCCTCGCGGTGTTCATCGCCGGCCTGATGGTCGGGCGCACCCCCGAGCTGCTCGGGAAGGCGATCGGTCGAAAGGAGATCACCTACGCCGCCCTCTACACCGTGGTCACCCCAGCACTGGTGCTCCTGGGCACGGGCGCCGCGCTCGCACTTCGCACCGCGCGCTCCGGTCTCCTGGCCAGCGGCCCGCACGGGCTCACCGAGATGCTCTACGCCTACACCTCGACGGCCAACAACAACGGCTCCGCCTTCGCGGGTCTGACTGCCGACCAGCCCTACCTCAACACCACGCTCGGCCTCGTGATGGCACTGGGCAGGTTCCTGCCCATCGTCCTCGTCCTGGCCCTCGCGGGATCCCTTGCAGCGCAACGCCGGCGGCCGGCCACCGACGGCACCATGCCGACGCACACCCCCCTCTTCACCGGACTGATGGTCGGCGTCGCCCTGCTGGTGACCGGTCTGACCTTCCTGCCGGCACTCGCTCTCGGTCCCCTCGCGGAGGCACTCTCATGA
- the kdpC gene encoding potassium-transporting ATPase subunit KdpC encodes MASSSLSWRRQTVAAVRLLLVLTLLLGVGYPAVVWAVGRVGLHDQATGSLVHHDGRVVGSSLLGQNFSGATWFHGRASASSYAGNTSGGTNLPESDPQLWKAAAAMRRAAGSIGDRLPPDALTTSASGLDPDISPAYAELQAPQIAAARQLPVAQVRRLVAQHTTGRTLGYLGEPRVDVLELNLALQDLSAGAR; translated from the coding sequence ATGGCCTCCTCCTCCCTGTCCTGGCGCCGACAGACCGTCGCCGCCGTCCGCCTCCTGCTGGTGCTCACGCTCCTGCTCGGCGTGGGATACCCCGCCGTGGTGTGGGCGGTCGGGCGGGTCGGTCTGCACGACCAGGCGACCGGCTCCCTCGTCCATCACGACGGACGGGTCGTCGGCTCCTCACTGCTCGGGCAGAACTTCTCCGGCGCGACCTGGTTCCACGGCCGGGCGTCCGCATCGTCGTACGCCGGGAACACCAGCGGCGGCACGAACCTGCCGGAGTCCGACCCGCAGCTGTGGAAGGCGGCGGCGGCGATGCGCAGGGCCGCCGGGAGTATCGGTGACCGGCTGCCGCCGGACGCGCTGACCACCAGTGCCAGCGGGCTGGACCCGGACATCTCCCCGGCGTACGCCGAACTGCAGGCTCCGCAGATCGCAGCGGCCCGGCAGCTGCCGGTCGCGCAGGTCCGCCGCCTGGTCGCGCAGCACACCACCGGCCGGACGCTCGGATACCTGGGCGAGCCGCGGGTCGACGTCCTGGAGCTCAACCTCGCGCTGCAGGATCTGTCCGCGGGGGCGCGCTGA